From the Tribolium castaneum strain GA2 chromosome 2, icTriCast1.1, whole genome shotgun sequence genome, one window contains:
- the Trc8 gene encoding protein TRC8 homolog has protein sequence MSFRSRVLGLVEVVLRVPPLFVIDEILKFGIGLEELSEHDLSNFQERYDKFEETFQGNSTTIAYDPVLYKFILVSVLRLLLSTLGCAAALCLFILNIKHLMVAYMYIMSVGVVFVSYWSNASTIKSVSILLEDFQNGSSILDSILSLNIEHLTKNGSITLQIFQNYVLQCFLSFIFINIHLGPRYSTLQKILPFAFLAPSMLSILPVPSSLLNHMPVFSALLPLALVKFVLWSSVVPIIQTLYNGYTHARTFVSNFGMSALVETEWTRLNVPEVLRTFWMLRVLEHAGIFFASGYWDLEDDHTPYFRLMKYLLVTGCDTLTAVLGITSIVSYVCNYIGKFFQWLLLSDDENDKNFGTVSAIVFYILALQTGLTGLEPEIRFVRLCRNFCLLFTAILHFVHNVVNPLLMSLSASHNPSLRRHLHALLVCLVLVLLPLLLMYYLWSTQDTSTWLLAVSAFSIEVIVKVFVSLAIYSLFLLDARRETFWEKLDDYIYYIRAFGNTVEFCFGIFLFFNGAWILLFESGSAIRAVMMCIHAYFNIWCDAKAGWSVFMKRRTAVNKIESLPEAEEEQLRRLDDVCAICYQEMRSAKITRCKHFFHGVCLRKWLYVQDRCPLCHEILHGMDCDERKQNQPRPTDQEEENNYDR, from the exons ATGTCGTTCCGTTCAAGAGTCCTAGGCTTAGTTGAGGTCGTGCTAAGGGTGCCACCGCTGTTCGTCATCGACGAGATCCTCAAATTCGGAATAGGGCTGGAGGAGCTGTCCGAACATGATCTGTCCAATTTCCAAGAAAGATACGACAAATTCGAGGAAACGTTCCAGGGCAATTCGACCACGATTGCCTACGACCCAGTCCTGTACAAGTTCATCCTGGTGTCGGTCCTGCGGCTGCTGCTGAGCACTCTGG GATGTGCGGCAGCTCTTTGCCTCTTCATCCTCAACATCAAACACCTGATGGTGGCCTACATGTACATAATGTCCGTCGGCGTCGTCTTCGTCTCCTACTGGAGCAACGCCAGCACCATCAAATCCGTCTCGATCCTCCTCGAGGATTTCCAGAACGGTTCGAGCATCCTCGACAGCATCCTCTCTCTCAACATCGAACACCTCACAAAAAACGGAAGCATCACACTCCAAATTTTCCAAAACTACGTCCTTCAATGTTTCCTCTCCTTCATCTTCATCAACATCCATCTCGGCCCTCGCTACTCCACCCTCCAGAAAATTCTCCCGTTTGCATTCCTCGCCCCCAGTATGCTCTCAATCCTCCCGGTGCCTTCGTCCCTCCTCAACCACATGCCAGTCTTCTCCGCGCTCTTGCCCCTGGCTTTGGTCAAATTCGTCCTGTGGTCGTCCGTAGTGCCTATCATCCAGACCCTTTACAATGGATACACACACGCGAGGACTTTCGTCTCGAATTTCGGGATGTCGGCCCTTGTGGAGACGGAATGGACGCGTCTGAACGTCCCGGAAGTCCTCCGGACGTTCTGGATGCTCCGCGTCCTGGAACACGCCGGGATCTTCTTCGCCTCGGGTTACTGGGACCTGGAGGACGACCACACGCCCTACTTCCGGCTAATGAAGTACTTGTTAGTCACGGGGTGTGACACCTTGACCGCAGTGTTGGGCATCACGAGTATAGTGTCTTACGTGTGCAACTACATCGGGAAGTTCTTCCAGTGGTTGTTGTTAAGTGACGACGAAAATGATAAGAATTTTGGGACGGTTTCGGCGATAGTGTTCTACATCCTTGCCTTACAAACCGGCCTAACCGGGCTCGAGCCGGAGATCAGGTTCGTCCGGTTGTGCCGGAACTTCTGCCTGTTGTTCACGGCAATTTTGCACTTTGTGCACAACGTGGTCAATCCTCTGCTGATGAGTTTGAGTGCTTCGCACAACCCGTCACTGAGGCGCCACCTGCACGCTCTGCTAGTCTGTCTGGTGCTAGTGCTACTGCCACTGCTCCTAATGTACTACCTGTGGTCCACTCAGGACACTTCCACCTGGCTGTTGGCAGTGTCAGCCTTCAGCATAGAAGTGATAGTCAAAGTGTTCGTCTCCTTGGCCATCTACTCCCTGTTCCTGCTGGACGCCCGCAGGGAAACCTTCTGGGAGAAGCTGGACGACTACATATACTACATCCGCGCGTTCGGCAACACCGTCGAATTCTGCTTCGGCATTTTCCTCTTCTTCAACGGCGCCTGGATCCTCCTGTTCGAGAGTGGCAGCGCGATCCGCGCGGTCATGATGTGCATCCACGCCTATTTCAACATTTGGTGCGACGCCAAGGCCGGCTGGTCGGTGTTTATGAAGCGGCGAACGGCCGTCAACAAGATCGAGAGCTTGCCCGAGGCTGAGGAAGAGCAGTTGAGGCGTTTGGACGACGTTTGTGCCATTTGCTACCAGGAGATGCGGTCGGCGAAGATCACCCGGTGCAAGCACTTCTTCCACGGGGTGTGTCTGAGGAAGTGGCTGTATGTGCAAGACCGGTGTCCGCTGTGCCATGAGATCTTGCACGGGATGGACTGTGATGAGCGGAAGCAGAATCAGCCGAGGCCGACTGACCAAGAGGAGGAGAATAATTACGATAGGTGA